A region of Clarias gariepinus isolate MV-2021 ecotype Netherlands chromosome 25, CGAR_prim_01v2, whole genome shotgun sequence DNA encodes the following proteins:
- the yme1l1b gene encoding ATP-dependent zinc metalloprotease YME1L1b, whose translation MFSFSSSVQPQVTVPLSHLISALHALKGSVVEPKRRDRRTEQEINFTEPSWSLRDMGLADLGVGQLDRLVDRLLPCVTQDVSSIPPKAESHPWRTSYLSTDSFFHNKYGFALSRVGAASSVFCKPLGFRTACADMNIWPVLLQRRGFKTLKSKTRRLQTSFEHPQDTDTFTPSFMKGLLLRDRGQAPETLDNLLKSRNIPDAHQDAFKTGFAEGFLKAQALTQRTQESLRRTRLILLVLLLVGLYGLSKTPFLSVRFRTTSGLDSAVDPVQMKNVTFEHVKGVEEAKNELQEVVEFLRNPQKFTVLGGKLPKGILLVGPPGTGKTLLARAVAGEAEVPFYYASGSEFDEMFVGVGASRIRNLFREAKSNAPCVIFIDELDSVGGKRIESPMHPYSRQTINQLLAEMDGFKPNEGVIIIGATNFPEALDNALIRPGRFDMQVTVPRPDVKGRTEILKWYLKKIKVDSAVEAEIIARGTVGFSGAELENLVNQAALKAAVDGKDMVTMTELEFAKDKILMGPERRSAEIDKKNKMITAYHESGHAIIAYYTKEAMPINKATIMPRGPTLGHVSMLPENDRWSETRAQLLAQMDVSMGGRVAEELIFGNENITTGASSDFDSATKIAKMMVTQFGMSEKLGVMTYTDLSKQSPETQAAIEQEVRTLLRDSYERAKALLKARAKEHKNLAEALLRYETLDAKEIQMVLEGKTLESR comes from the exons ATGTTTTCTTTCTCGTCCTCAGTGCAGCCGCAG GTCACGGTTCCCCTGAGCCACCTGATCAGCGCCCTTCACGCTTTAAAAGGATCAGTGGTGGAACCTAAGCGCAGAGACAGGAGGACGGAGCAGGAGATAAACTTCACAGAG CCGTCATGGAGCCTCAGAGACATGGGGTTGGCCGATCTGGGAGTCGGGCAGCTGGACAGACTCGTGGACAGACTGTTGCCGTGCGTGACTCAGGACGTGTCCTCAATCCCCCCTAAAGCGGAGTCGCACCCCTGGAGGACGTCCTACCTGTCCACAGACTCTTTCTTTCACAACAAATacg GTTTTGCCCTCAGCAGGGTGGGAGCGGCATCATCTGTTTTTTGCAAACCTTTAGGGTTTCGGACCGCGTGTGCCGACATGAACATCTGGCCAG TGTTGCTCCAAAGACGAGGCTTTAAGACCCTGAAGTCCAAAACAAGGCGACTTCAGACCAGCTTTGAACATCCGCAGGACACGGACACGTTCACGCCGTCATTCATGAAG GGCTTACTCTTGCGGGACAGGGGTCAAGCTCCGGAGACTTTAGACAACCTTCTGAAAAGCAGGAACATTCCAGACGCTCATCAGGACGCTTTCAAGACGGGTTTCGCCGAGGGCTTTCTGAAAGCTCAGGCTCTCACACAGAGAACACAAG AGTCGTTAAGGCGAACACGGCTCATCCTGTTGGTCCTCTTGCTGGTGGGACTGTATGGACTCTCCAAAACACCGTTTCTCTCGG TGCGATTCCGAACCACATCAGGCCTGGACTCGGCAGTGGACCCCGTCCAGATGAAAAACGTCACCTTCGAGCACGTGAAAGGAGTGGAGGAGGCCAAGAACGAGCTGCAGGAGGTGGTGGAGTTCCTGAGGAACCCGCAGAAGTTCACCGTCCTGGGAGGAAAACTCCCTAAAG GGATCCTGCTAGTTGGACCTCCAGGAACGGGGAAAACCCTGCTGGCTCGTGCTGTGGCGGGGGAAGCTGAAGTGCCTTTCTACTACGCCTCCGGGTCCGAGTTCGACGAGATGTTCGTCGGTGTCGGTGCAAGCCGCATTAGGAACCTGTTTA gGGAGGCCAAATCGAACGCTCCGTGTGTGATCTTCATCGATGAGCTTGACAGCGTAGGAGGGAAAAGAATCGAGTCTCCCATGCATCCGTACTCGAGGCAGACCATCAACCAGCTTCTGGCTGAGATGGACGG ATTTAAACCAAACGAAGGCGTCATCATTATTGGTGCTACAAACTTTCCTGAAGCTTTAGATAA CGCCCTGATCCGTCCCGGACGCTTCGACATGCAGGTCACCGTCCCCAGGCCTGACGTGAAGGGACGGACGGAGATTCTGAAGTGGTACCTCAAGAAAATCAAAGTGGACtcgg CTGTGGAGGCCGAGATAATCGCCAGAGGAACGGTGGGTTTCTCCGGAGCCGAGCTGGAGAACCTGGTGAACCAGGCCGCCTTGAAGGCTGCGGTGGACGGAAAAGACATGGTGACCATGACTGAGCTGGAGTTCGCCAAGGACAAAATCCTGATGG GCCCGGAGCGCCGGAGTGCCGAGATAGATAAGAAGAACAAAATGATCACAGCCTACCACGAGTCAGGACACGCCATTATCGCATACTACACCAAAGAAGCCATGCCCATCAACAAGGCTACGATCATGCCCAGAGGCCCCACCCTGGGTCAT GTGTCCATGCTGCCAGAGAACGATCGCTGGAGCGAGACCCGAGCTCAGCTTCTGGCCCAGATGGACGTCAGCATGGGGGGCCGCGTGGCAGAGGAGCTCATTTTCGGAAACGAGAACATCACCACAG GAGCGTCCAGTGATTTCGACAGCGCTACAAAAATCGCCAAAATGATGGTGACGCAGTTCGGCATGAGCGAAAAG CTCGGCGTCATGACGTACACCGATCTGTCGAAACAAAGCCCCGAGACGCAAGCAGCCATCGAACAGGAAGTCAGGACACTTCTGAGA GATTCGTATGAGCGCGCAAAAGCTCTCCTCAAAGCTCGTGCGAAAGAGCACAAGAACCTGGCCGAGGCTCTGCTGAGGTACGAGACGCTGGACGCCAAAGAGATTCAAATGGTCTTAGAGGGGAAGACTTTGGAAAGCAGATGA
- the LOC128512917 gene encoding LOW QUALITY PROTEIN: patched domain-containing protein 3 (The sequence of the model RefSeq protein was modified relative to this genomic sequence to represent the inferred CDS: substituted 1 base at 1 genomic stop codon), with protein sequence MVFNTNCVEKPIKSGLERVGRFIGQHPWWFVIIPLSLSATLGVGFYFIEDRKTNDIVQQFTPHNGYAKMEKHFFETFFQSNIDKDYDDDDSEDNLFSALRLTTEGTYASAIFTSRTDVLSEDALEEILLVDNHVKRMSVEYDRLKFSYIDVCARVNKSCQENILLKVLDYNASNIHGFNLTFPVYHDQALGDVHLENSVGQVEVDRNGFVQSAKAVRLIYYLRQTNSMLEDAWLNGFVDLLSNQSTNVTQVSYFTSISRQQEFEKSTESVTQLFSITYFIAILFSVLSCVRLDNVRNKVWMAFLGVLSTGLAVLSSFGLLLLMNVPFVVTVASSPFLVLGIGIDDMFIMISCWQHTNVQDSVAERMAATYREAAISITITTLTDAVSFYLSVMSPFGSVQSFCLYAGTAILFCYLYNITFFGACLALNGKREESNRHWLTCVKVPEESLPGSSKAYVACCVGGGYNHETGTEEEHMMKLFFRKYYGPILTTGLAKATVVLLYISYISISIYGCTAIKEGIDLKNLAVDQSYVIKYYEDEKTNFAEYGPVVMIAINETFLYWDKVQXGELESCIWEYQGLPFIGNLSTSWIHSFEGYAMQKHLSISSEADFMEHLHSFLQDQPMLRLDINMTDDRIQASRLFLQTVNLPSEKIMLETLRKTAQNCKIPLVLYHPAFIYYDQYTMIASSTIQTISIASAVMLVISLILIPSPVCALWVTFAIGSVVVGVSGFMALLGISLDSISMINLVISIGFSVDFSAHISYTFVSSAKPGADDKAMEALSHLGYPILQGAFSTILGVAVLSASVSYIFRTFFTIMFLVILFGLLHGIAFIPVFLTFSGFCVKF encoded by the exons ATGGTGTTCAACACGAACTGTGTAGAGAAACCGATCAAATCTGGTCTCGAAAGAGTCGGCAGATTCATCGGTCAGCATCCGTGGTGGTTCGTCATCATCCCGCTCAGTCTGTCTGCGACTCTAGGCGTCGGTTTCTACTTCATCGAGGACAGAAAGACTAACGACATTGTGCAGCAGTTCACACCCCATAACGGGTACGCGAAGATGGAGAAGCATTTCTTCGAGACCTTCTTCCAAAGCAACATTGATAAAGATTATGATGATGACGACAGCGAAGACAACTTGTTTTCTGCTTTGAGGTTAACCACTGAAGGTACATATGCATCCGCAATTTTTACCAGTAGGACGGATGTTCTTAGTGAAGACGCTTTGGAAGAGATCCTGCTCGTGGACAACCACGTGAAAAGGATGAGTGTGGAATATGACAGACTGAAGTTCTCCTATATCGATGTTTGTGCTCGAGTGAATAAGTCATGTCAAGAGAACATTCTTCTTAAGGTTTTGGACTATAACGCAAGCAACATCCATGGGTTTAACCTGACTTTTCCTGTATATCATGACCAAGCACTTGGTGATGTTCATCTGGAAAATTCCGTTGGGCAGGTAGAAGTGGACAGGAACGGATTTGTTCAGAGCGCCAAGGCAGTGAGGCTGATTTACTACCTACGGCAAACGAACAGCATGCTGGAGGATGCTTGGTTGAATGGATTTGTGGATTTGCTAAGCAACCAGTCGACAAACGTGACACAG GTGTCCTATTTCACATCCATATCAAGGCAACAGGAATTTGAGAAGAGCACCGAGTCGGTCACACAGCTTTTTTCCATCACCTACTTCATTGCCATTCTGTTTTCAGTCCTGTCATGTGTAAG GCTTGACAATGTGAGGAATAAAGTGTGGATGGCCTTCCTTGGAGTTCTCTCAACCGGACTGGCTGTGCTATCTAGCTTTGGCTTGCTCTTGCTTATGAACGTCCCATTCGTCGTAACCGTAGCATCTTCTCCGTTCCTGGTACTTG GTATTGGCATTGATGACATGTTTATCATGATCTCTTGCTGGCAGCATACCAACGTTCAAGACAGTGTAGCAGAGCGCATGGCTGCCAcctacagagaagcagccatCTCGATCACAATCACGACTTTAACCGACGCAGTGTCTTTTTATCTCAGTGTTATGAGCCCCTTCGGTTCGGTGCAGTCGTTCTGCTTGTATGCTGGGACAGCCATCTTGTTCTGCTACCTCTACAACATCACTTTCTTTGGCGCGTGTTTGGCATTGAATGGCAAAAGAGAGGAAAGCAATCGGCATTGGTTGACCTGTGTGAAAGTTCCAGAGGAAAGCCTTCCTGGATCTTCGAAAGCTTACGTTGCCTGCTGTGTCGGAGGAGGCTACAACCACGAAACAGGAACGGAAGAGGAACACATGATGAAATTGTTCTTCAGAAAGTACTACGGACCTATTCTAACCACAGGTCTTGCCAAAGCAACGGTGGTTCTCCTTTATATCAGTTATATTTCCATCAGTATCTACGGATGCACTGCGATCAAAGAAGGGATTGACCTGAAGAATCTGGCGGTCGATCAATCATACGTAATAAAATACTATGAAGATGAAAAGACGAACTTTGCCGAGTATGGTCCGGTCGTCATGATTGCGATCAATGAGACGTTCCTGTATTGGGACAAAGTACAATGAGGTGAACTTGAATCTTGCATTTGGGAATATCAAGGTCTTCCTTTCATTGGGAATTTGTCCACTTCTTGGATTCATTCTTTTGAAGGTTATGCCATGCAAAAGCACCTCAGTATCAGCTCAGAAGCTGACTTTATGGAACATCTGCACTCTTTTTTACAAGATCAACCAATGCTAAGGTTGGACATCAACATGACTGATGATAGAATTCAAGCCTCGCGCCTATTTCTCCAAACGGTTAACCTTCCATCTGAGAagatcatgctagaaacattgAGAAAAACTGCCCAAAATTGCAAAATCCCTTTAGTGCTTTACCATCCTGCTTTTATATATTATGATCAATATACCATGATTGCAAGCAGCACCATTCAGACCATCAGCATAGCTTCTGCAGTGATGCTTGTCATCTCACTTATACTCATCCCAAGTCCGGTTTGTGCCTTATGGGTCACTTTTGCCATCGGATCAGTCGTTGTAGGAGTCTCAGGCTTCATGGCATTGCTAGGTATCAGCTTGGATTCCATTTCAATGATCAACCTGGTCATTAGTATCGGGTTCTCTGTGGATTTCTCGGCTCATATCTCCTACACGTTTGTATCCAGCGCCAAGCCTGGTGCGGACGATAAAGCTATGGAGGCGCTTTCCCATCTGGGCTACCCCATACTGCAGGGGGCGTTTTCAACAATTCTCGGGGTAGCGGTGCTCTCTGCATCAGTGAGCTACATATTCAGAACCTTCTTCACCATCATGTTTCTGGTCATTTTGTTTGGTTTGCTTCATGGCATTGCTTTTATCCCGGTGTTTTTAACCTTTTCTGGATTTTGTGTCAAGTTTTAA